The following nucleotide sequence is from candidate division KSB1 bacterium.
TGAAGAGCCGCCGGGAACCCTGCCGGGATCTGCGGGGTTTTTTGCCGACCCGAAATAGGAGTTTTCATTGGAGCTTCCCATGGCAAACTCATCCATGTTGGTTTTGCCGATAATAATCGCATCTTCGGCCGCCAATTTGTGAACCACCGTGGCGTCATAAGGTGAAATGAAATTTTCCAGAATATGAGAAGCGCAGGTAAGTTTCTCGCCTTTTACAGCGAGATTGTCTTTTAGGGCGATGACAAGACCAGCCAGTTTTCCAATCTTATGACTTGCTCTTTTTTCATCAATCGCCTTGGCTTTTATTAAAGTCCTTTCCCTTAAAACAGAAATGAAGGCATTCAGATGACTGCCTTCATTTATTTTATTAAGGTAATGTTGGACCAACTGTTCATAGGTCCATTTACCTCGAGTTAATTCCTTTTTTATATCACTAAAAGAAATTCCGTGGCCCCAAAACCCCTCCGAACCCAAATATCTATTCTTTATTACCCGATTCAACCTGGGGCTTTTCTTCTTCAATTTCCGGTTCTTTTGTGGCTTGTTTAAACTCTTTTAAACTTTTACCTAACCCTTTGGCCAAATCCGGTAATTTCTTTGCGCCAAACAAGAGCACAATTATAAAAAAGACGATCAGTATTTCCCATGGTCCTGGAGACATTATTTAACTCCTAATTGTTGACAGAATTAATTGAGTGGATTGTGTGCAAACGCTTCATACTATATTTATTTTTTTTTTGATCTTTGCACATTATCTATTTGATTCATATCTTTTTTAAAATCCTGTTCGATTTCGCTTATATCCAGCTCGTCTCGCAATTCGCGGGTCGCTTTTTTGAATTCGCGCATTCCCTTTCCCAACCCCTTGGCAAGTTCAGGTAGGCGTTTGGAACCAAAAAGCAAAAGAATCACTAAAAAAATTATGATAAGTTCTGGCATCCCGATCGAGCCCATAAAAAAACACCTCCAACGTTTGAATTAATACCACCTTAATAAATAAAGGGCTACGCCAATTCCTAAAAGTCCAACAATGTTAAAGCTAATTGTAAAACCAGCAGTCAAACTAAACAATTTGACATCTAAAGTTCCGGGGCCGAGCCCAAACGAAGCTGTCCTTAAAAAGAATTCTCTTGCTACGCCTCCCGGCAGCAAGAGACCGATAAGTTCTCCCAACAGGGTCCCGACCATAGCGCCCAGAATAATCACCAAGACAATCTGTCCAATTGGTTTTTTAGCCATTGGTTTCCCCTTTCTGCGTCATGATTAAACCGCCAGAGTTACCCAATCTTAAGCTGCTTCTAAAGTTTGTCCGATTATCGATCGGAAAATTTTCGCACCATCGTCCGAGTTCAGTATTTCTTCAGCGCTACGGTCGGGGTGTGGCATCATTCCCATGACGTTTCCGTTACGATTCATTATTCCTGCAATGTTCTCCAAGGAACCGTTCGGATTTGC
It contains:
- the tatA gene encoding twin-arginine translocase TatA/TatE family subunit; this translates as MSPGPWEILIVFFIIVLLFGAKKLPDLAKGLGKSLKEFKQATKEPEIEEEKPQVESGNKE
- the tatA gene encoding twin-arginine translocase TatA/TatE family subunit yields the protein MGSIGMPELIIIFLVILLLFGSKRLPELAKGLGKGMREFKKATRELRDELDISEIEQDFKKDMNQIDNVQRSKKK
- a CDS encoding DUF4321 domain-containing protein, which encodes MAKKPIGQIVLVIILGAMVGTLLGELIGLLLPGGVAREFFLRTASFGLGPGTLDVKLFSLTAGFTISFNIVGLLGIGVALYLLRWY